The following DNA comes from Phormidium ambiguum IAM M-71.
TGACGGGCGGTGAGAATATCAACGTCAGCGATCGTTTTACCATATTTCCAGAAGTCTTCGAGCGATCGCACTATCCTACTACAAAGCTCAACTTGATTCGCCGTTCCCGAAATGAGTAAATCTTGTCCGCGCAACACCACTGTTGCACCAGTTTGTCGCCCTAAAGTCTTTAAATTTTCCTCGTTTATTCCACTTAGAGCGATCGCACTTTCTATTGTAGGTAAATGAATCGTCGCTGATTCCGGCATTGTTGAAAAATTTTCTAGCAGTTTAAGATTACCTTATTGTTAATAAAACACTTAATCACCTAATAAAGCAAAAAGACGCTGCATCCGAAAAGCCAGCTACCACAGATGTAAAATCTGAGATAACAAATGGTGTGGTTGAGCGTCATTTTTGCCTTTCCAGAAATTAAGAATTTATCGTTTTAATCCCGGCAAATAAATTAGTATCTGCGCTTGCGTGAAGCTTCAGCTTTCCGCTTGCGACGGAGGCTGGGCTTTTCGTACCGTTCACGACGTTTAACTTCCGATAAAATTCCCGCTTTTTGAATCTTTTTTTTGAAGCGTCTTAACGCCGAGTCAATCGACTCATTTTCTCCCAAACGGACTTCTGCCACTGTTTAACTTTCACCTCCTTAAGGCTTCCAAATTACTACTAAGGCAATTGTATTGCTTGAGTCTTAAGATTGCCTCAATATTACATACTAATGCTAGTGAACCCAGACAGAAACAACTAAAAAAGTTAAAAAAGGTAAACTAACCCTTGCTTTTTTGCCTTCTTACACTAGCGGGGGCGGATTCTATTAGAAGACCTTGACGGACTAGGGGGACGGGGAGAAGGTCTTCGCCCCATGTCTCTGGATGGTGGGCCACTATCATGTTCTGTGGAAGTACCACCGTAAATATCCAGGTAAACCGATTGTCCGGCTAATTTCGCGGCTGCGGCAATAACCGCTCGGATTGCCTGAATATTACGTCCACCCCGACCAAAAACACGCCCCTTATCTTCACCTTCAAAAGCCAATCGAATCCAAACTCTAGGTCTAGTCGATGAAATTTCGCAGTCTACCTTCAAAGAATTAGGAGACTCCAAAAACGGCTGAAGAAGGAATGTCACAAGTCCGGGATAATCAGGACTTGTGGCTGATAAGGGTTGGGGAGAACCATTATTCGGTAACTGGGGCACGTAGCTGCTCGAAGACATTAGCTTTTTGGAGGATGCTGCGAACGGTGTCGGTTGGTTGAGCGCCTTCTCTGAGACGTTTGACGATCGCTTCTACATTCAGTTTAGTTTCGTCAGTCCGAGGATTATAGAAACCTAATTCTTCGATGGGACGACCTTCCCGGCGAGATGTACTCAGTGCCGCTACTATCCGGTAGCTGGCTTCCCGCTTTTTGCCGTATCGCTTTAATCGCAATTTGATCATTTTGGAAAACTAATTTGCACAATTCTGACTAATCTACAATTGTACTTCTCAAAGCAGGTCAATTGGTGAAAAAAGTCTTTACAATTGACCGAAACCTTTTTTCTTTTTATCTTTTTTCGGCTTCTTCTTACCACCGCCAGCGCCGTGACCGCGCCAACCCGGAGGCGGTTGGCGATTTCCGAACGGACTCATACCGCCACCCATTCCGGGCATTCCCATTCCGGGCATCCCCATTCCGGGCATTCCGCCTTGTCCCATTTGCTGCATCAGCGCCCGCATTTTTTGGAAATCTGCCACCAGTTTAGAAACTTCAGTTTCTTTATAGCCAGAACCGCGAGCAATCCTTTGTCTGCGACCGGGAGAAGAAGCTAATAATTCCGGTTCCCGACGTTCTTGCGGGGTCATGGAATTGATCATCGCTTCAGTTTGTTTGAGTTTTACCTCAGCTTCCCGTAACTGCTGGTCGGAAATTTTCGGCATTCCGGGGAGCATTTTTAATAAGCCCCCGAAAGATCCCATATTCTTCATCAACCGCATTTGCTTGAGGAAGTCGGTAAAGTCAAACTTAGCCGAGAGGATTTTTTCCTGCATCTTCTCAGCATCGGTGAAGTCGATCGCTTCCTGCGCTTTTTCCACCAAAGTCAGCACATCACCCATCCCCAAAATCCGGGAAGCCATCCGGTCTGGGTAAAAAGGTTGTAACGCATCCACTTTCTCGCCCACACCGATAAACTTAATCGGTTGACCAGAAACCTGCCTTACTGAAAGTGCCGCCCCACCTCTGGTATCACCATCCATCTTGGTGAGAATCGCACCCGTAACTCCGATTTGTTCGTGGAAAGTCCGAGTCAGCGTCGCCGCCTCTTGACCTGTCATCGCATCCACGACTAACAGAGTTTCATCCGGTTTTACGGTTTGTTTAATCCGGGCTAACTCTGCCATCATATCTTGGTCAATTTGCAAGCGTCCGGCTGTATCGATAATTACCGTATCAAAACCTTCTGCTTTCGCCTTTTCCACCCCTTGACGGGCAATTTCTACCGGGTCAGCATCTTTCCCCAATTCAAAAACGGGTATTTCAATTTGTTGACCCAAAGTTACTAACTGGTCAATAGCAGCAGGGCGATAAACGTCTGTCGCTACCAGCAATGTAGAACGATTTTCTTTCTTTAAATGTAAAGCTAACTTAGCTGTAGCGGTGGTTTTACCCGTTCCCTGCAACCCCGCCATCAAAACAATCGTGGGTTTGGTTTTCGCATCTGCTAAGGGGACATTGCTTTCCCCCATCACAGTTACTAGTTCGTCATAGACAATTTTGATGAACTGTTGGTCAGGGCGCACTCCAGTAATTACTTCTGCGCCTTCGGCTTTGGTTTTCACCTCAGCAATAAAATCTTTCACTACTTGCAGGTTGACATCTGCTTCTAGCAAGGCGCGGCGCACTTCCTGCAAAGCTTCTTGGATGTTGCTTTCGGAAATGCGGTCTTGTCCCCGTAACTTTTTCCAGGCACTCTCTAAACGATCGGCAAGCGCATCAAACATAAACTTAATAATTCTCGGTTATTTATTAGATTATCAATTGGTGATTCTTGATTGTGATTTGGGCAGTCTTAAATTAGGCACTGTTGCCAGCATCGGTTTTGGGAATGCTATAACAGAGGCCGCAGGTGCATTTATCAGCTTATAGAAGTCTCGATCTATTTTGCGATTTTTGGAGATGCGATCGCACTCTTAAGTCAAAAAGCAGTCAAATTCACTGCCATTATGCCCAAATCAAAATCTAAGCCAAAATCAAAGTCAAAATCTAAACAAAAGACTGCTACCCCCGAAACTCCTCAACTTAGTTTAAAGGAGCAACTAGCACTTAAGAGACAAACCGCCAAAGTCAGGCAAGAATTTATTAGCTTATTTAGTTCTACCTTTTTTGGCGGTTTATTTTTGGGGCTATTGCTTTTTCCCATTGGTGGCCCCAAAGCCGCTGCTAGTGTGCCGCTGAGTGTTACTGCTTTAGTTTTATCTTTTAAATATCCCCGTCAAGCACTTTGGGCGTTCCTGATTTATATGCCTTTTGGTGGCACTATAGTTTATGGAATTGCAGGCGGTAATGCTCTTTTTCAATTAGCTAAAGATGCGTTTTTTATTCCCGCAGCTATCACTATTTATCAAGAATATAAACGCAAAAGAAAACAATTTTTGATCCCAAAACAAATCAGAACTACCTTTTTTATCATGCTGGGTTTAGCCTTACTTACATTTTTGGCAGTTAATTTGGCTCAGCAATTCGGCCCGGCTTGTACCAGTTTACCGCGAGGCGTTAAAATCCCTTGTAAGAACGGCCAACCCATCATTATGGGTATTTTGGGATTGAAAGTTCTTTTAGGTTACGTTCCTTTAATTACTTGTGCTTACTATCTCATTCGCAGCAAAAAAGAGCTACTTTTCTTTACTCGTTCTCATTTAGTTATGGCGATTATTTGCTGCGCTTTAGGTGTAGTTCAATACTTGTTTCTTAGCAGTGGCAGGTGTGAGGGAACTAGGGGAATGTCTGGACAAGATTTATTTAAGGCTACCCTAGAAGCTCGATGTTTAGTTGGTGGTTCTTTAGTTTTTAGTCCAGATGTAGGCATGATCCGTTTACCTGGAACTTTTGTTTCTCCTTGGCACTGGGCTTGGTTTCTCATTTCTAATGCTTTTATAACTTATGCTTCTGCCTTTAGTGACCCTTCTTCTATTTGGCGAATTTCGGGTTTAATTGGCATGGCATTAGTAATTGTTAATTCTTTCATTTCTGGGCAAAGAATTGCTTTGGCACTAGTTCCAGTAGTAATTGTGATCTTATTAATTCTTACTGGACAAATAGCTAATTTAAAACGTTTTATTCCGATTGCGATCGGAATTGCAGTTGTAGCAGCTATTGGTACTGCGATGTTTCCCGAAGTAATTCAAGAACGGGTAACTAGTTTTGTCGATCGTTGGAATGCTTCGCCACCCACTGAATTTATTGCTCACCAAGCTGAGTTTACTTCTAAAGGTCAAAGTGGCATTTTTGGTGCAGGATTAGGTAGGGCAACGAACTCAGCGCGTGCTTA
Coding sequences within:
- the hpsL gene encoding hormogonium polysaccharide biosynthesis protein HpsL; this translates as MPKSKSKPKSKSKSKQKTATPETPQLSLKEQLALKRQTAKVRQEFISLFSSTFFGGLFLGLLLFPIGGPKAAASVPLSVTALVLSFKYPRQALWAFLIYMPFGGTIVYGIAGGNALFQLAKDAFFIPAAITIYQEYKRKRKQFLIPKQIRTTFFIMLGLALLTFLAVNLAQQFGPACTSLPRGVKIPCKNGQPIIMGILGLKVLLGYVPLITCAYYLIRSKKELLFFTRSHLVMAIICCALGVVQYLFLSSGRCEGTRGMSGQDLFKATLEARCLVGGSLVFSPDVGMIRLPGTFVSPWHWAWFLISNAFITYASAFSDPSSIWRISGLIGMALVIVNSFISGQRIALALVPVVIVILLILTGQIANLKRFIPIAIGIAVVAAIGTAMFPEVIQERVTSFVDRWNASPPTEFIAHQAEFTSKGQSGIFGAGLGRATNSARAYGADALIETYYPKLLFEMGPLAVAGFLAFVTVITWTTFKLYRSVKEPNLRSFAASFWVFILVISYNTYWYPLDTDPVAVYYWFIIGVIMRLPEIDREERAKQLPEELNDKKGKTKKRSKS
- the rpsU gene encoding 30S ribosomal protein S21, with the protein product MAEVRLGENESIDSALRRFKKKIQKAGILSEVKRRERYEKPSLRRKRKAEASRKRRY
- the rpsP gene encoding 30S ribosomal protein S16, producing MIKLRLKRYGKKREASYRIVAALSTSRREGRPIEELGFYNPRTDETKLNVEAIVKRLREGAQPTDTVRSILQKANVFEQLRAPVTE
- the ffh gene encoding signal recognition particle protein, with the translated sequence MFDALADRLESAWKKLRGQDRISESNIQEALQEVRRALLEADVNLQVVKDFIAEVKTKAEGAEVITGVRPDQQFIKIVYDELVTVMGESNVPLADAKTKPTIVLMAGLQGTGKTTATAKLALHLKKENRSTLLVATDVYRPAAIDQLVTLGQQIEIPVFELGKDADPVEIARQGVEKAKAEGFDTVIIDTAGRLQIDQDMMAELARIKQTVKPDETLLVVDAMTGQEAATLTRTFHEQIGVTGAILTKMDGDTRGGAALSVRQVSGQPIKFIGVGEKVDALQPFYPDRMASRILGMGDVLTLVEKAQEAIDFTDAEKMQEKILSAKFDFTDFLKQMRLMKNMGSFGGLLKMLPGMPKISDQQLREAEVKLKQTEAMINSMTPQERREPELLASSPGRRQRIARGSGYKETEVSKLVADFQKMRALMQQMGQGGMPGMGMPGMGMPGMGGGMSPFGNRQPPPGWRGHGAGGGKKKPKKDKKKKGFGQL